The nucleotide sequence ATGGTTTTGTTGAAAAAATCTGTAAAAAAGCTTGTTGAATTATGATTTTTTCTGTTTGCTGTGCGTGATTCTCACAGCAAAATGAGACGTTATGCTGAATTTATGGATTCATTTCGGGATGTAGCCATCAACAAGCAAATCTTTATATAACTTGAAAAGATGCAACAATAAAGCAAAAAGGATGCACATACAGTATTTGCGTTTTTTTTGTTGAAAAATAAGAGAAGGTAAAAAAATGAAAGTGGTGAAACAGGGAGATAAGGTTAGTATTGTTTGTGAAGCAAAACTTGAAACAGGAGAACAATGTTTTGAAAATAACGCTGGAAATACCCTTGAAATTGTTGTTGGTGAAGGAAAATTCTTTCCAAGTTTGGAGAGTAGTTTAAAAGATATGAAAGAAGGAGAAACAAAAACAATTACTCTTGATCCGGCAGAAACTTTTGGATCATATCGAGATGATCTCATCATGGACGTGCCAAAAACATATTTTCAAAACGCATCAAATATTGGAATCGGTGCACGGATCAAAGTTGATGCACCGTCAGGAAAAACATACTATGCTACTGTAATTAAACTGACCGATGAGAATATCACGTTAGATTTCAACCATCCTTTTGCTGGTAAAAAAATTATTATCACTTTCACAGTTATCTCAATTCAATAATCAATGACCCTCAAGTTCATATCACTACCGAATCCCAAATCAACAGAGTCTTTTAACAGACTCAATAACTGAAACAAGATCCTTAGTAATATCTGAAGTTGTGTAATATCGTACTTGCCAATCATCTTGTCTAAGGACAGTATCGATGATATTACTTCGTGGATTTTTATCGATCCAAATCACATATTTTTGATTTCCTG is from Candidatus Thermoplasmatota archaeon and encodes:
- a CDS encoding FKBP-type peptidyl-prolyl cis-trans isomerase — protein: MKVVKQGDKVSIVCEAKLETGEQCFENNAGNTLEIVVGEGKFFPSLESSLKDMKEGETKTITLDPAETFGSYRDDLIMDVPKTYFQNASNIGIGARIKVDAPSGKTYYATVIKLTDENITLDFNHPFAGKKIIITFTVISIQ